The following coding sequences are from one Macaca nemestrina isolate mMacNem1 chromosome 1, mMacNem.hap1, whole genome shotgun sequence window:
- the LOC105498109 gene encoding T-cell surface glycoprotein CD1a-like isoform X2, protein MLFLPLPLLAVLPGGGNADGLKEPVSFHVIQIASFSNHSWKRNLISGCLGDLQTHTLDRNSSTIIFLWPWSRGNFGNEEWKELEMLFHIRCDRFLEEMHRYSREIQIEYPFEIQWTVGCELHSGKFSGSFHRLAYQGSDLVSFQNNSWLPSPVAGNMAKHLCKVLNQNQHENDIIHSLLGDTCPRLILGLLDAGKAHLQRQVKPEAWLSRGLSPGPGHLQLVCHVSGFYPKPVWVMWMQGEQEQQGTQRGDILPNADGTWYLRATLEVAAGEAADLSCRVKHSSLEGQDIILYWGSRITYLHFQPPILPQ, encoded by the exons ATGCTGTTTTTGCCACTTCCATTGCTAGCTGTTCTCCCAGGTGGTGGCAATGCAGACG GGCTCAAGGAGCCTGTCTCCTTCCATGTCATCCAGATCGCATCCTTTTCTAACCATTCCTGGAAACGAAATCTGATCTCAGGTTGTCTGGGTGATTTGCAGACCCACACCTTGGACAGAAATTCCAGCACCATCATTTTCCTGTGGCCCTGGTCCAGGGGAAACTTCGGCAACGAGGAGTGGAAGGAACTGGAAATGTTATTTCACATACGCTGCGATCGGTTCCTCGAGGAAATGCATAGATACTCCCGTGAAATACAGATTGAGT ATCCTTTTGAGATACAGTGGACAGTAGGCTGTGAACTGCACTCTGGAaagttctcaggaagcttccatagGTTGGCTTATCAAGGATCAGATTTAGTGAGCTTCCAGAACAACTCATGGTTGCCATCTCCGGTGGCTGGGAATATGGCCAAGCATCTCTGCAAAGTGCTCAATCAGAATCAGCATGAAAATGACATAATACACAGTCTCCTCGGTGACACCTGTCCACGTCTCATCTTGGGTCTTCTTGATGCCGGAAAGGCACATCTCCAGAGGCAAG TGAAGCCCGAGGCCTGGCTGTCCCGTGGCctcagtcctggccctggccatCTGCAGCTTGTGTGCCATGTCTCAGGATTCTACCCAAAACCTGTGTGGGTGATGTGGATGCAGGGTGAGCAGGAGCAGCAGGGCACTCAGCGAGGGGACATCCTGCCCAATGCTGACGGGACATGGTATCTCCGAGCAACCCTGGAGGTGGCCGCTGGGGAGGCAGCTGACCTGTCCTGTCGGGTGAAGCACAGCAGTCTAGAGGGCCAGGATATCATCCTCTACTGGG
- the LOC105498109 gene encoding T-cell surface glycoprotein CD1a-like isoform X1, whose amino-acid sequence MLFLPLPLLAVLPGGGNADGLKEPVSFHVIQIASFSNHSWKRNLISGCLGDLQTHTLDRNSSTIIFLWPWSRGNFGNEEWKELEMLFHIRCDRFLEEMHRYSREIQIEYPFEIQWTVGCELHSGKFSGSFHRLAYQGSDLVSFQNNSWLPSPVAGNMAKHLCKVLNQNQHENDIIHSLLGDTCPRLILGLLDAGKAHLQRQVKPEAWLSRGLSPGPGHLQLVCHVSGFYPKPVWVMWMQGEQEQQGTQRGDILPNADGTWYLRATLEVAAGEAADLSCRVKHSSLEGQDIILYWEHHSSMGLIILAVIVPLLLLIGLALWFRKHCFR is encoded by the exons ATGCTGTTTTTGCCACTTCCATTGCTAGCTGTTCTCCCAGGTGGTGGCAATGCAGACG GGCTCAAGGAGCCTGTCTCCTTCCATGTCATCCAGATCGCATCCTTTTCTAACCATTCCTGGAAACGAAATCTGATCTCAGGTTGTCTGGGTGATTTGCAGACCCACACCTTGGACAGAAATTCCAGCACCATCATTTTCCTGTGGCCCTGGTCCAGGGGAAACTTCGGCAACGAGGAGTGGAAGGAACTGGAAATGTTATTTCACATACGCTGCGATCGGTTCCTCGAGGAAATGCATAGATACTCCCGTGAAATACAGATTGAGT ATCCTTTTGAGATACAGTGGACAGTAGGCTGTGAACTGCACTCTGGAaagttctcaggaagcttccatagGTTGGCTTATCAAGGATCAGATTTAGTGAGCTTCCAGAACAACTCATGGTTGCCATCTCCGGTGGCTGGGAATATGGCCAAGCATCTCTGCAAAGTGCTCAATCAGAATCAGCATGAAAATGACATAATACACAGTCTCCTCGGTGACACCTGTCCACGTCTCATCTTGGGTCTTCTTGATGCCGGAAAGGCACATCTCCAGAGGCAAG TGAAGCCCGAGGCCTGGCTGTCCCGTGGCctcagtcctggccctggccatCTGCAGCTTGTGTGCCATGTCTCAGGATTCTACCCAAAACCTGTGTGGGTGATGTGGATGCAGGGTGAGCAGGAGCAGCAGGGCACTCAGCGAGGGGACATCCTGCCCAATGCTGACGGGACATGGTATCTCCGAGCAACCCTGGAGGTGGCCGCTGGGGAGGCAGCTGACCTGTCCTGTCGGGTGAAGCACAGCAGTCTAGAGGGCCAGGATATCATCCTCTACTGGG AACATCACAGTTCCATGGGCTTGATCATCTTGGCGGTGATAGTGCCTTTGCTTCTTCTGATAGGTCTTGCGCTTTGGTTCAGAAAACACTG TTTCCGTTAA